A segment of the uncultured Fibrobacter sp. genome:
TCCTGCAACAAAATGCCGTCCGTCATCACCTTGATGGGAGCGTCGCTCTGGCCCTGTTCCCAGAAGCGGATTTTCGTAGAGACGAGCGCTTCATCTTTCAATTCTTCACGCAGACGGTCCGCAATAGAAATAGCCGCAAGTCGGCGGGGCTCCGTCACACCGATTTTAAAGAGGCTATGAGGTCGCGCTTCGCGCTCTGAGGTATGAGCACGGGCTTCGCCCTTTGAGGAATACCACTCCAAAAGGAATTTGGGCAGCTGCGTCGACTTGCCGGAACCGGTGTCTGCCTTGACAATCACCACCTGATGCTTCTCGAGCATCTCAAAGAACTCTTCCCGATGTTCAACGACAGGAAGGTCCGGGTATGTGATTTTCAAGTTCTCGTAAGACATGCTAGCTATGAGGTATGAGGTGTGAGGTATGAGGTCGGTCGCCTACGGCTCCCTATGAGTTTTAAGTTTGGCGCCTTCGGCGCGATTATTTATCTCAAAGCGAAGCGACCTCATTGCTCGAAGCGACTGTAAGGAGCGTGCTCACTCCTTGATATGTCCGCACTTGTCGCAGGTGAGTTTGTAGCTGTTATCGGGGTCGACGACCATCACGCCGTCGCATTCCGGCACTTCGCACGGGAGTTCCCCCGGCATCACTTCACGGTATGTTCGCTTTTCCATAGTGGTTAGTGATTAGTGGTTGGTGGTTAGGAAAGTTCTTTTAAATATCTCGCCAAGGCATCTTGCCATGTGGGGAGCGGCTTGAAACCGGCTTCCACGAGTTTGCTCTTGTCCAAGCGGCTATTGAACGGACGCGCCGCCTTGCTGAGGCCGTATTCAGCGGTCGTCACGGGCACCACCTTGGTACTGTAACCCGCCTGCTTGAAGATTTCGCAGGTAAAATCGTACCAGCTGATGAACCCGCCTTCGTTCGTCGCATGGTAATAGCCGTACTTTTCGGTTTCGTTCATGTCTATCAGCAGGCGCGAAAGGTCAAGCGTGTATGTCGGCGTGCCGATCTGGTCGTTCACCACGCGCACGGTATCGTGAGTCTTGCCCACATTAAGCATCGTCTTGATGAAGTTCTTGCCGTTGAGGCCGAACACCCAGGCGATACGCACAATAAAGAACTTCTCGAGAGTCCCGCTCACGGCAAGTTCGCCTTCGAGCTTAGTCTGTCCATAAACATTCAGGGGCTTGTAATCCTTGCAGTCAGGCTTCCAAGGTTCTGTTCCCTGGCCGTCAAAAACGTAGTCCGTGCTGATGTAGGTCATCTTGCAGCCGAGCTTTTTGCAGGCATTCGCGATGTTCTGCGTGCCACCCGCGTTCACCGCGCGGACCTTCGCCACGTTTGCATCGTCTTCGGCCAGATCCACAGCAGTCCATGCAGCGCAATGAATCACAGCATCGGGGTTCACTTCCGAAATCGCCTTCTCGACAGCCGCAGCATCCGTAATATCAAGCTGCACGTAGGGCATCGTCGTCACTGCGGAACCGTCGGCAACACCACTATAAGCGGGAGCCATGTCCGAGCCCACGCCCGTATGCCCGCGCTTGGCGAGTTCGTTCATCACGTCATGGCCCAACTGGCCACCTACACCAGTCACAAAGAATTTCATAGAATAACCTCTAAACGAAAGATAGAAAAAAGGGCGCAATCACGGATAAACGCCTTCGTCAGGTGGTTAGTGGTTAGAGGTTAGGAGATAGGTACGAGGCTTTCTTGTCATTCTTCCGCAATTTCTCCTTTTTCGCATTGGGCAACATTCTATATTTCACCGCATGGAAAACATCATTGAGACTTTGAATGCGGTGGGGCAGCAAGAGTTGGCGGCCCGCCTTGAATCTTTGAGCGGGGATGCCCGCAAGAATCTGGAACGCGACATTTTGAGCCAGGACTGGGAAGAGCTCAAGGCTCTCTACGCCGAAAAATCAAGAGCATCGCTCGAAGACAACGTTTCGAGCAATTTGAAGCCAATGCCGTTCAAGATCGCGGTCGACGACCTGCGTTACGATTTCTGGAAAGAGACTGGCGAAATCCTGCTCGGCAAAGGCCAAGTCGCGGCATTCCTCGTCGCGGGCGGGCAAGGCTCTCGCCTCGGCTTCGACGGTCCCAAGGGCATGTTCGACATCGGACTCCCGAGCCACAAGAGTTTATTCCAACTGCAGGCGGAGCGCCTGCTGAACCTCTCTGCACGAGTGGAGCATCCCATCCCCTGGTGCATCATGACGAGCCCCCTCAACCACGAGGCGACCGTCAACTTCTTTACCGAGCACGACTTTTTCGGGTACGCCCGCGAAAACATCCGCTTCTTTGAGCAGGGCACCATCTGCGCCCTCGACCCGAACGGCAAGGCCATCGTCGACGAGAACAACCGTCTCGCCCTCGTCCCCGACGGCAACGGCGGCTGCTTCCGCGCCCTTTCCCAGAGCGGCACGCTCGCCTGGCTCGTGGAAAAAGGCGTGCAATACGTGTTCCTTTACAGCGTCGACAACGCACTCTGCCGCATCTGCGACCCGGCCTTCATCGGAGCACTCGCTGCCGAAGGCCGCAGCCTCAGCGCCTCCAAGGTAGTCCACAAGGCGGGCGCCCAAGAAAAGGTGGGCATTTTCGCTTTGCAGAACAACAAGCCCGGCGTCGTCGAATACAGCGATTTGCCCGAGAACTACCGCGACATGACCAACCCCGACGGGAGCCTCACCTTCGACGGCGGGAACATCGCGATTCACTTGTTCAAAATAGCAGGGCTCAGGAAGCTACAAACCAGCCGCCTCCCCTGGCACACCGCCCGCAAGACCGTCTGCGGCATCGAGAAGTGCTGGAAGTTCGAGCAGTTCCTGTTCGACGCGTTCCCGCAGCTCGGCACGATGATGCCGTTCGGCGTCCTCCGCGAAGAGGAATTCTCCCCGGTCAAGAACGCCGAAGGGAACGATTCCCCCAAGACCGCACGCGAAATGATCGGCAGGCTCCACCGCGAATGGCTGCGCAAGGCGCACGTGGCGATCGACCCCAAGAAGCTCTACGAAATCTCCCCCACCATCAGCTACGCCGGCGAAGGCCTCAAGCAGAGCGTGT
Coding sequences within it:
- the rfbD gene encoding dTDP-4-dehydrorhamnose reductase → MKFFVTGVGGQLGHDVMNELAKRGHTGVGSDMAPAYSGVADGSAVTTMPYVQLDITDAAAVEKAISEVNPDAVIHCAAWTAVDLAEDDANVAKVRAVNAGGTQNIANACKKLGCKMTYISTDYVFDGQGTEPWKPDCKDYKPLNVYGQTKLEGELAVSGTLEKFFIVRIAWVFGLNGKNFIKTMLNVGKTHDTVRVVNDQIGTPTYTLDLSRLLIDMNETEKYGYYHATNEGGFISWYDFTCEIFKQAGYSTKVVPVTTAEYGLSKAARPFNSRLDKSKLVEAGFKPLPTWQDALARYLKELS
- a CDS encoding UDPGP type 1 family protein; translated protein: MENIIETLNAVGQQELAARLESLSGDARKNLERDILSQDWEELKALYAEKSRASLEDNVSSNLKPMPFKIAVDDLRYDFWKETGEILLGKGQVAAFLVAGGQGSRLGFDGPKGMFDIGLPSHKSLFQLQAERLLNLSARVEHPIPWCIMTSPLNHEATVNFFTEHDFFGYARENIRFFEQGTICALDPNGKAIVDENNRLALVPDGNGGCFRALSQSGTLAWLVEKGVQYVFLYSVDNALCRICDPAFIGALAAEGRSLSASKVVHKAGAQEKVGIFALQNNKPGVVEYSDLPENYRDMTNPDGSLTFDGGNIAIHLFKIAGLRKLQTSRLPWHTARKTVCGIEKCWKFEQFLFDAFPQLGTMMPFGVLREEEFSPVKNAEGNDSPKTAREMIGRLHREWLRKAHVAIDPKKLYEISPTISYAGEGLKQSVFDREIGRNILEFEE